One window of Patescibacteria group bacterium genomic DNA carries:
- a CDS encoding peptidoglycan DD-metalloendopeptidase family protein, translated as MKKRNIIIFLIFSCLMVLSTGFAFVLAANFDSPDYNSIYGSNSDIIELNKRIEANKDKIDNLKKATAEYAQKIEEYKGKAATLKNQLGLLDNQILKIQLDIKTSQLQIDKTKLEIDALNYQTEKEQTEIDLQKENLMEYIKQIDKADQKSYLEILILNNSFSEFFNQISYLEGVQADIKNTIDRLKFLKSSLDTQKADLERQKQELENFQSQLQEQEDKLQNDQQAKENLVYETRSSELQFQNLLTQAKQQQDAINSDIYNLQEKIKDKINRIKKEGTTAQNTFIYWPVGGTHVITAYFHDPDYPFRYIFEHPAIDIRAKQGSPVIAPADGYVARAQDSGYGYSYIILIHDNGLSTVYGHVSAIYVKNDDFVKAGDVIGLSGAMPGTRGAGPFTTGPHLHFEVRLNGIPVNPLEYLP; from the coding sequence TATGGCAGTAATTCTGACATTATTGAACTTAATAAACGAATTGAAGCAAATAAAGATAAAATTGATAATCTCAAAAAAGCCACGGCTGAATATGCACAAAAGATTGAAGAATACAAAGGCAAGGCAGCTACTTTAAAAAACCAGCTGGGGCTTTTGGACAATCAAATACTTAAAATCCAATTAGACATCAAAACATCGCAATTGCAAATAGATAAAACTAAGCTGGAAATTGACGCCTTAAATTATCAGACTGAAAAAGAACAGACTGAAATTGATCTGCAAAAAGAAAATTTAATGGAATATATCAAGCAGATTGACAAAGCTGATCAAAAATCATATCTGGAAATATTGATTTTAAATAATTCGTTCTCTGAATTTTTCAACCAGATAAGCTATTTGGAAGGTGTACAAGCTGATATAAAAAATACTATTGATAGATTAAAATTCCTCAAATCCTCATTAGATACTCAAAAAGCAGATCTAGAGCGGCAAAAGCAAGAACTGGAAAATTTTCAGAGCCAGCTGCAAGAGCAAGAAGACAAGCTCCAAAACGACCAACAAGCTAAAGAAAATCTGGTTTATGAAACCAGATCATCAGAATTACAATTCCAAAACCTTTTAACCCAGGCCAAACAGCAACAAGATGCGATTAATTCGGATATTTATAATTTGCAGGAAAAAATCAAAGATAAGATAAATCGCATTAAAAAAGAGGGGACTACTGCGCAAAATACTTTTATTTATTGGCCGGTAGGGGGTACGCATGTAATCACTGCCTATTTTCACGATCCAGACTATCCTTTCCGCTATATATTTGAACATCCTGCCATTGATATCAGAGCTAAGCAAGGCTCGCCAGTCATTGCGCCGGCTGATGGTTATGTGGCACGCGCTCAAGATTCTGGCTATGGCTATAGTTATATTATTTTAATTCATGACAACGGCTTATCTACTGTTTACGGCCATGTCAGCGCCATTTACGTTAAAAATGATGATTTTGTCAAAGCAGGCGATGTTATCGGACTGTCAGGCGCAATGCCAGGCACCAGAGGCGCCGGTCCTTTTACTACAGGTCCTCATTTGCATTTTGAAGTCAGGTTAAATGGCATTCCTGTAAATCCACTTGAATATTTGCCTTGA
- a CDS encoding M23 family metallopeptidase, translating to MEKQKTKIIQIFLIIIFALSFFYPILSFAQTATQPDITLQVPLLGYAKATDMAEYIKNIYQALLYIIIPFIIIMIIASGILWIIAGGDKQLIGKAKHRIQLALIGLGIALFSYVLLSFVGITQLIPPSAEYIETIDIPDDALMFPTNEGVTPGGTYQSVGGQCFPVPSASLKSTHNNFAASRAQGARKHAGVDIYTNPPGEGIAIADGVVLRISTTFKAGANKCTATPNWWISQNGGSGDAGSIYIYFPSLNVTVNYGENDVSRQLVKVGQQVKAGQVIGIFGPCRMLHFELYQGRRSTNIQWKPADAPQPAGLIDPTKTLSSLPKCK from the coding sequence ATGGAAAAGCAAAAAACAAAAATAATACAAATATTCCTTATAATAATTTTTGCACTAAGTTTTTTTTATCCAATTCTTTCATTTGCTCAAACTGCTACTCAACCCGATATAACATTACAAGTGCCTCTTTTAGGATATGCAAAGGCAACTGATATGGCTGAATATATTAAAAATATTTATCAGGCTTTGCTCTATATAATTATCCCTTTCATAATAATAATGATTATTGCATCTGGAATTCTTTGGATAATCGCAGGAGGGGATAAGCAATTGATTGGCAAGGCTAAACACAGGATACAATTGGCCTTAATTGGTTTGGGTATTGCCTTATTCAGTTATGTCTTATTGTCTTTTGTGGGTATAACACAATTAATTCCCCCCAGTGCGGAATATATTGAAACTATTGACATACCAGATGATGCTTTAATGTTTCCAACCAATGAAGGCGTAACTCCGGGGGGAACATATCAAAGTGTTGGCGGACAATGTTTTCCCGTGCCTTCAGCGAGTTTAAAAAGTACTCACAATAATTTTGCGGCAAGTAGGGCCCAGGGTGCAAGAAAACATGCTGGGGTGGATATTTATACTAACCCTCCAGGAGAAGGAATAGCCATAGCAGATGGCGTTGTTTTAAGAATTAGCACAACCTTTAAAGCTGGCGCGAATAAATGTACTGCAACTCCTAATTGGTGGATAAGCCAGAATGGCGGCTCCGGCGATGCTGGTTCAATTTACATTTATTTTCCAAGTTTAAATGTAACTGTAAATTATGGGGAGAATGATGTATCTAGACAATTGGTCAAAGTAGGACAGCAAGTAAAAGCAGGACAAGTTATCGGTATATTTGGACCATGCAGAATGTTGCACTTTGAACTTTATCAAGGAAGGAGAAGCACAAATATTCAATGGAAGCCAGCAGATGCTCCTCAACCCGCTGGCCTGATAGACCCTACAAAAACACTTAGCTCTTTACCTAAATGCAAATAA
- a CDS encoding NlpC/P60 family protein, with protein sequence MNNLIFRKISRILPAVLLFFILFFIILPTVILASTAAEPNIELQIPILGFTQAQNIAVYIKALYQAASYIVVPFVIIIIILGGIEWLTAAGRDPEGMNKAKTRIFHGLIGLGIVLFSYVLLSFVGITSLNTPSIEYIPEEEADDTEDPLWNGPNPTTSNFEQTLTENNDSSVDLIRKAFIAAAEAATPANYNINCPKELKNPTIQQLAQYFNGKVTYRMGGKGGPPQYKDDTYKCENNVPCKTFCPKGQLCLDCSGMANLILACSGHKYIDSGTKGQFGCSPNCSTSEKITKPATATALNGKELKPGDLVGYPKCSKGQFGHVYIYISNGKVLESHGSNGAENPESGRISGRGIRVTNLIEHDWVGKKACVRRWE encoded by the coding sequence ATGAATAACCTAATATTTAGAAAAATTTCAAGGATTTTACCAGCAGTTTTACTTTTCTTTATTCTATTTTTTATAATCTTACCCACTGTTATTTTGGCTTCAACAGCAGCTGAACCAAATATTGAACTGCAAATTCCAATTTTAGGCTTTACTCAAGCTCAAAATATTGCCGTATACATCAAAGCCCTTTACCAGGCAGCCTCCTACATTGTGGTGCCATTTGTTATTATCATAATTATTTTGGGAGGCATTGAATGGTTAACAGCTGCCGGGAGAGATCCAGAAGGCATGAATAAAGCTAAAACCAGAATTTTTCATGGCCTAATCGGCCTGGGAATTGTTTTATTTAGCTATGTTTTACTGTCTTTTGTAGGTATAACATCATTAAACACGCCAAGTATAGAATATATTCCCGAGGAAGAAGCTGATGATACTGAAGATCCTTTATGGAATGGTCCGAACCCAACTACTAGTAATTTTGAACAAACTTTAACTGAAAATAATGACTCTTCAGTTGATTTAATCAGAAAGGCATTTATAGCTGCTGCAGAGGCTGCAACTCCGGCTAATTATAATATAAACTGCCCTAAAGAATTAAAAAATCCCACCATTCAACAATTAGCTCAATATTTTAATGGTAAAGTAACTTACCGCATGGGCGGAAAAGGAGGTCCACCGCAGTACAAAGATGATACGTATAAATGTGAAAACAATGTTCCCTGCAAAACATTCTGTCCGAAAGGCCAACTCTGTCTTGATTGCTCAGGCATGGCCAATTTAATTTTAGCTTGCTCGGGTCATAAATATATAGATAGCGGGACAAAAGGTCAGTTTGGTTGTTCTCCCAATTGCTCAACTAGTGAAAAAATTACCAAACCAGCTACTGCAACTGCGCTTAACGGCAAGGAATTAAAGCCAGGTGATCTTGTAGGTTATCCAAAATGCAGTAAAGGTCAATTCGGTCATGTTTATATTTACATTAGTAATGGAAAAGTTTTGGAAAGTCATGGTAGTAATGGTGCAGAAAATCCTGAAAGTGGAAGAATATCAGGGAGAGGAATAAGAGTGACTAATTTGATTGAACATGACTGGGTGGGGAAGAAAGCCTGTGTCAGAAGATGGGAATAA